In Chloracidobacterium sp., the following proteins share a genomic window:
- the ispE gene encoding 4-(cytidine 5'-diphospho)-2-C-methyl-D-erythritol kinase has product MRFSLPSFAKINWTLRVLGKRDDGFHELFTVFQTVSLYDRLTFSPAQDLSLTCNQPWIPLDGRNLVIKAANALNKAVGGSFGAAIHLKKHIPSSGGLGGGSSNAAVTLIGLRRLWRLHISDERLISIAAEVGSDAPFFLIGGTALGAGRGERLESMDDIVAANMLIVTPRVRVSTRTAFAGLNAPALTSDAPERILSVSRNGADLIDPLRSELTNDFERSVFVAYPEIERVKRALLDLGAANAALSGSGASVFAVFDKQETRQAAEKALASEATWRKFAVSTISRREYREALGI; this is encoded by the coding sequence ATGCGGTTCTCGCTTCCGTCATTTGCCAAGATCAACTGGACGCTGCGGGTCCTGGGCAAGCGTGATGACGGTTTTCACGAACTGTTCACTGTCTTTCAGACCGTCTCGCTGTATGATCGGTTGACCTTCTCGCCGGCCCAAGATCTCAGCCTGACGTGCAACCAGCCCTGGATACCGCTGGACGGCCGAAATCTTGTGATCAAGGCTGCAAATGCTCTGAATAAAGCGGTTGGCGGTTCATTTGGGGCTGCGATCCACCTAAAAAAACATATACCATCGTCGGGCGGGCTCGGCGGCGGCTCATCAAATGCCGCGGTCACGCTGATCGGTTTGCGAAGGTTGTGGCGCCTACACATCAGTGATGAGAGGCTTATTTCGATCGCCGCTGAAGTGGGCTCTGACGCTCCTTTCTTCCTTATCGGCGGGACGGCTCTTGGAGCGGGCCGAGGCGAGCGGCTCGAATCGATGGATGATATAGTTGCCGCAAACATGTTGATCGTGACTCCGCGGGTGCGGGTTTCGACGCGGACAGCGTTTGCCGGTCTCAATGCTCCGGCCTTGACTTCGGACGCCCCAGAACGTATTCTTTCTGTTTCCCGAAACGGGGCTGATCTGATCGATCCGCTTCGGTCGGAGTTGACAAACGATTTTGAGCGAAGCGTTTTCGTCGCCTATCCGGAGATCGAAAGGGTCAAACGAGCCCTGCTTGATCTCGGTGCTGCGAATGCCGCATTGAGCGGCAGCGGAGCGAGCGTTTTCGCGGTATTTGACAAACAAGAGACACGGCAAGCTGCTGAAAAAGCCCTCGCGTCCGAAGCGACCTGGCGAAAGTTTGCCGTATCAACCATCTCGCGGCGTGAGTATCGCGAGGCGCTTGGAATATAA
- a CDS encoding BrnA antitoxin family protein, with protein sequence MRKEYDFSGSRKNPYAKLLKKQITIRIEEETIDYFKRLAAESGIPYQNLINMFLRDCATSKKRPVVKWA encoded by the coding sequence ATGAGAAAGGAATACGATTTTTCAGGATCCAGAAAGAATCCTTATGCAAAGCTGCTGAAAAAGCAGATTACCATCCGTATTGAAGAGGAAACGATCGACTACTTCAAACGTTTGGCGGCTGAGTCAGGAATACCGTATCAGAACCTGATAAACATGTTTTTGCGGGACTGCGCGACCTCGAAAAAGCGGCCGGTCGTTAAATGGGCGTGA
- a CDS encoding CAP domain-containing protein, protein MNHKLFLLTGLISVLAVTSLAQGETAKNSGPNTTTRLYNLESELARYIFDDEDGDEPRADRPRVVEKASGVRSSIVVNANALSRAAFELINKKRAENGASPLDWSNDLARVAGVHSQNMAELNFFSHRGLDNKVVSDRADDAKLGRWRAIGENIAFNRGYADPVARTVQLWLDSPSHRRNMLDPSWKESAIGVAVGEDGSYYFTQVFLKR, encoded by the coding sequence ATGAATCACAAACTCTTCCTGCTCACGGGGCTGATCTCAGTACTTGCGGTAACATCTCTCGCTCAGGGCGAGACCGCAAAGAATTCCGGCCCAAACACGACAACCCGTCTCTATAATCTCGAATCCGAACTCGCGCGCTATATCTTTGATGACGAAGATGGCGACGAACCTCGTGCCGACCGGCCGCGCGTGGTCGAAAAGGCGTCAGGCGTCAGATCGTCGATCGTCGTCAATGCAAATGCCCTCAGCCGGGCGGCATTTGAGCTTATCAACAAGAAACGGGCCGAGAATGGAGCGTCACCCCTCGACTGGAGCAACGACCTCGCCCGCGTCGCCGGGGTCCATTCACAGAACATGGCGGAGCTTAATTTCTTCAGCCATCGCGGGCTCGACAACAAGGTCGTCAGCGATCGGGCCGACGACGCAAAGCTCGGCCGCTGGCGTGCCATCGGCGAGAATATCGCCTTCAATCGCGGCTATGCCGATCCGGTCGCACGGACCGTTCAGCTCTGGCTCGATTCGCCCTCACACCGGCGAAACATGCTCGACCCAAGCTGGAAAGAATCCGCGATCGGTGTCGCGGTCGGCGAGGACGGTTCGTATTACTTTACGCAGGTGTTTTTGAAGAGATAG
- a CDS encoding 50S ribosomal protein L9, protein MANTTILLREDLEHVGGRGEIVKVRAGYARNYLLPQGLATLATKGNVKQIEQERAALLKKAAIEKATAEAQLEQMEGLTLEFARKAGEHGTLFGSVTSMDIAEALAKKGYEIDRKRVSLRDPIKETGEYSVNVKLHREVTLAVPVIVTAEGGEMPEKPAKEAKKAKKKADEPAAEAPVEAALAEVATMAEETAAADETAAEQADAAIEESAEA, encoded by the coding sequence ATGGCAAACACAACGATTTTATTGCGCGAGGACCTCGAACACGTCGGCGGACGCGGCGAGATCGTCAAGGTACGGGCTGGTTACGCCCGTAACTATCTGCTGCCGCAGGGCTTGGCCACGCTTGCGACCAAAGGCAACGTTAAACAGATCGAGCAGGAACGCGCTGCTCTCCTTAAAAAGGCTGCCATTGAAAAGGCAACCGCCGAGGCACAGCTCGAACAGATGGAAGGCCTCACGCTCGAATTTGCCCGTAAGGCGGGCGAGCATGGCACCCTTTTCGGCTCGGTAACCTCGATGGACATCGCCGAGGCCCTCGCAAAGAAGGGCTACGAGATCGACCGTAAGCGCGTTTCGCTTCGTGATCCGATCAAGGAAACCGGGGAATATTCAGTCAACGTCAAGCTCCACCGCGAGGTCACGCTCGCCGTGCCTGTGATCGTCACGGCCGAGGGCGGCGAGATGCCCGAAAAGCCTGCTAAGGAAGCTAAAAAGGCCAAGAAGAAGGCTGACGAACCGGCCGCCGAGGCACCGGTCGAAGCCGCTCTCGCGGAGGTAGCTACAATGGCTGAAGAAACTGCTGCTGCCGATGAGACGGCCGCCGAACAAGCCGACGCTGCGATCGAGGAAAGCGCGGAAGCGTAA
- a CDS encoding 30S ribosomal protein S18, with translation MSLDEEVIGDRPRRYQRRRPRQIVPDYLDWKDVDLLRTFVPERGKIMPRRISGISAKDQRRLAKAIKRARSMAMLPFVAD, from the coding sequence ATGAGCCTCGACGAAGAGGTCATTGGCGACAGGCCGCGCCGCTATCAGCGTCGCCGCCCGCGTCAGATCGTCCCCGATTATTTGGATTGGAAGGACGTCGACCTGCTCAGGACATTTGTCCCGGAGCGTGGCAAGATAATGCCGCGCCGCATCTCGGGCATCTCGGCAAAAGACCAGCGCCGCCTCGCCAAGGCGATCAAGCGTGCGCGCTCAATGGCAATGCTGCCGTTTGTGGCAGACTAA
- the dnaB gene encoding replicative DNA helicase: MASVFPENRREQYLEKPLPSSEESERVILGAVLLDHDVMAQAIEHLKPEDFYSPFNRRVFAAMSALFAKGSKIDAVLVGEEMKREGSLDAFGGVPAITNLTFGLPHFSNVEDYIKVVHDKSVVRQLIRACSAITSEALAEEEDAEIVLDRAEQQIFNLAEARTHESFSQIEPILQGVLARIRERREGGAADGLTGLSTGFRKFDEMTSGLQRTDLIIVAARPAMGKTALCLTIAQNAALRSNAVVAIFSLEMSKEQLVTRMLASESHINAVRFRTGGRLFANESDRLDEAVANLSASRIFIDDSPAISALEIRAKARRLKAQEKALDLIVIDYLQLMGTSSRRSENRQQEVSLISRELKALAKEMDVPVLALSQLSRAPESRNPPRPVMSDLRESGSIEQDADVVAFIFRQDYYDKESTEHEGMAELIVAKQRNGPIGDVRLVFLKEFTRFEDYFNG; encoded by the coding sequence ATGGCGAGCGTTTTTCCCGAAAATCGACGTGAGCAGTATCTCGAAAAGCCGTTGCCTTCGAGCGAAGAGTCCGAGCGCGTGATCCTCGGAGCCGTCCTTCTCGATCATGACGTAATGGCCCAGGCCATTGAGCATCTCAAGCCGGAAGACTTCTATTCACCATTCAATCGACGTGTCTTCGCCGCGATGAGCGCACTGTTTGCGAAGGGGTCAAAGATCGATGCGGTCTTGGTCGGCGAGGAAATGAAGAGAGAGGGCTCGCTGGACGCGTTTGGCGGCGTTCCGGCGATCACTAACCTGACCTTTGGACTGCCGCATTTTTCAAACGTTGAGGATTACATCAAGGTCGTTCACGACAAGTCAGTGGTGCGTCAGCTTATCCGCGCTTGCAGCGCGATCACGAGCGAGGCGCTGGCTGAGGAGGAAGACGCCGAAATCGTGCTCGACCGCGCCGAACAGCAGATATTCAACCTGGCGGAGGCACGGACCCACGAATCGTTCAGCCAGATCGAGCCGATATTGCAAGGAGTCCTGGCCCGTATCAGGGAACGAAGAGAGGGCGGGGCGGCCGACGGCCTGACCGGATTGTCCACGGGTTTCAGGAAATTTGACGAGATGACGTCCGGGCTCCAGCGGACCGATCTGATCATCGTTGCCGCCCGTCCGGCGATGGGCAAGACGGCGCTTTGCCTGACCATCGCACAGAATGCGGCTCTGCGTTCGAATGCCGTTGTTGCTATATTCTCGCTCGAGATGTCAAAAGAGCAGCTTGTCACCCGCATGCTGGCGAGCGAATCGCACATTAACGCCGTCCGATTTCGAACCGGCGGTCGTTTGTTCGCCAATGAAAGTGACCGCCTCGACGAGGCCGTAGCGAATTTGTCGGCTTCACGCATCTTTATTGATGATTCTCCCGCGATCTCGGCTCTTGAGATCAGGGCGAAAGCGCGGCGGCTAAAGGCCCAGGAGAAGGCGCTTGATCTGATCGTTATCGATTACCTGCAGCTAATGGGAACCAGTTCGCGGCGTTCTGAGAACCGCCAGCAGGAGGTCTCACTGATATCGCGCGAGCTTAAGGCCCTCGCAAAAGAGATGGATGTGCCGGTACTCGCACTTTCGCAGTTGTCGCGTGCCCCGGAGTCTCGCAATCCGCCAAGGCCCGTGATGTCTGACCTGCGTGAATCGGGTTCCATCGAGCAGGACGCGGATGTGGTCGCATTCATTTTTCGTCAGGATTACTACGACAAAGAGTCTACGGAGCATGAGGGAATGGCCGAACTGATCGTCGCCAAGCAGCGTAATGGCCCGATCGGTGACGTACGGCTGGTATTTTTGAAGGAGTTCACAAGGTTCGAGGATTACTTTAACGGCTAG
- a CDS encoding isoaspartyl peptidase/L-asparaginase — protein sequence MGLALAIHGGAGTILRSQMTPDLEREYRGGLETALKIGWAILESGGTSLDAVEAAVVSLEDFPLFNAGRGSVFTHEGKQEMDASIMDGHKLKAGSVAFVRNIRNPVKLARLVMERTEHVLLAGEGANQFADELGLKHEPDEYFFTEHRWLQLQDALAAGRVKLDHSGPLDISVNLAERSQEGRLAPATASGGKPAFQTAPDAVDADNRALGTVGAVACDKNGRLAAATSTGGMTNKKYGRVGDTPLVGLGNYADSTCAVSCTGHGEYFMLGVTAYDVSARMKYKGLSLENAARETIDRLTEINGEGGLIAVDAQGNVTLPFNSEGMYRGWIDRSGNEQVAIYRTEPPA from the coding sequence ATGGGCTTGGCGTTGGCAATTCACGGCGGGGCGGGGACGATACTTCGTTCGCAGATGACGCCTGACCTGGAGCGTGAATATCGCGGCGGTCTCGAGACGGCATTGAAGATCGGCTGGGCGATACTGGAATCCGGCGGCACGTCGCTCGATGCGGTCGAGGCGGCGGTCGTGTCCTTAGAGGATTTTCCGCTCTTTAACGCCGGCCGCGGATCGGTCTTCACCCACGAAGGCAAACAGGAAATGGACGCGTCGATAATGGACGGCCACAAGCTGAAGGCCGGCTCGGTCGCGTTTGTCCGCAACATTCGCAACCCTGTCAAACTCGCCCGCCTCGTGATGGAACGCACCGAACACGTCCTGCTCGCCGGCGAGGGCGCGAACCAGTTCGCTGACGAACTGGGCCTCAAACACGAACCCGACGAATACTTCTTCACTGAACACCGCTGGCTGCAATTGCAGGATGCACTGGCAGCAGGAAGAGTGAAACTTGATCATTCGGGGCCATTGGATATCTCGGTCAACTTAGCAGAGCGCAGTCAGGAAGGGCGGCTTGCCCCCGCCACTGCGAGCGGGGGTAAACCCGCCTTCCAGACTGCGCCAGATGCAGTTGACGCGGACAACCGCGCGCTAGGAACAGTCGGCGCCGTCGCCTGCGACAAGAATGGCCGCCTCGCCGCCGCCACATCCACCGGCGGCATGACCAACAAAAAATACGGCCGCGTCGGCGACACGCCGCTCGTCGGCCTCGGCAACTACGCCGACAGTACCTGTGCGGTTTCTTGCACCGGCCACGGCGAATACTTCATGCTTGGCGTCACCGCTTACGATGTTTCGGCACGCATGAAATACAAAGGCTTGTCGTTGGAAAACGCCGCCCGCGAAACCATCGACCGCCTAACCGAGATCAACGGCGAAGGCGGCCTCATCGCCGTCGATGCCCAAGGCAACGTGACTCTGCCATTCAATTCCGAGGGAATGTATCGAGGTTGGATCGACCGGAGCGGTAATGAGCAGGTCGCGATATACAGGACGGAACCGCCTGCGTAA
- a CDS encoding aminoacyl-tRNA hydrolase, giving the protein MGKWLIVGLGNPGPEYAKTRHNLGFMLIDVLAERMQTTVKRDECRSLIGRGHFDNQTVELAKPQTYMNLSGEAVKCLLAKDDRSIERLIVISDDLALPFGTIRLRPKGTHGGHNGLRSTIDCLGTQEFSRLRIGIQPDHPLSDAKRFVLENFAKGDIETVEKVLDRSADAVETVIREGIDAGMAKYN; this is encoded by the coding sequence GTGGGCAAATGGCTGATCGTTGGGCTCGGTAATCCGGGCCCGGAATACGCGAAGACGCGGCACAATTTGGGCTTCATGCTCATCGACGTGCTCGCCGAGCGGATGCAGACGACGGTCAAACGAGATGAATGCCGCTCGCTGATCGGACGCGGCCATTTTGACAACCAAACCGTCGAGCTTGCTAAGCCGCAGACCTATATGAATCTCAGCGGCGAGGCTGTCAAGTGCCTGCTGGCTAAGGACGACAGATCGATCGAAAGGCTGATCGTGATATCGGACGACCTGGCGTTGCCATTCGGCACGATCCGCTTGCGGCCAAAGGGGACGCACGGCGGGCACAATGGGCTGAGATCGACCATTGACTGCCTTGGAACGCAGGAGTTCAGCCGTTTGCGGATCGGAATTCAGCCCGATCATCCGCTGAGCGATGCAAAACGGTTCGTGCTTGAGAATTTCGCCAAGGGCGATATCGAGACGGTTGAAAAGGTTTTGGACAGAAGCGCGGACGCCGTTGAGACGGTGATTCGCGAGGGAATTGACGCCGGAATGGCGAAATACAATTGA
- the cadA gene encoding cadmium-translocating P-type ATPase, whose product MQQPMVTLGRKRSDEMQPEPHVDPVCKMLVMPETAAASYAYNGTTYYFCMPGCRDKFAADPEQFLSEPPAVAGDLPLVPTDVEYTCPMHPEIVQIGPGSCPICGMALEPKEISLDDMPDPEYADMKRRFRISAALTLPVFVLAMGEMFVDLNALFLTWPHGRASYVSLWIQFLFATPVVLWGGRPFFERAVASMKNLSPNMFTLIAMGTGAAYVLSLAALFVPEWFPVAMRDAHSGIVPGYFEAAAVITTLVLLGQVLELRARSQTSSAIKELLRLAPETATVIHDGGSEEVIDLRHVRAGQALRVKANEKVPTDGEIIEGDTSIDESMVTGESMPVEKHAGDKVIGGTINGNRSFKMRATKVGSETLLAQIVKMVGEAQRSRAPIQRLADSVSGYFVPAVIVVAVIAFAVWLLLGSFASAVVAAVSVLIIACPCALGLATPMSIMVGTGHGARNGVLIKKAEALETLEKVNAIVVDKTGTLTEGKPRVTSVSSPHVSKGSTPQLGPDEIIRLAASLERHSEHPLATAITAEAEKRNIDLLEVQDFESTTGLGINGVIDGKEVFIGRFGNEAAITLTVNGDPAGSITVSDAIKPSAKAAIDALHHQGIEVVMMTGDNQATADAVAGELGIDQVFAEVMPEDKAAKVKELQAQGKRVAMAGDGVNDAPALAQADVGIAFASGTDVAIESADITLLKPDLGGILKARNLSRATMKNIRQNLFFAFIYNIVGVPIAAGVLFPVLGLLLSPMIASAAMTFSSVSVILNALRLRNTRL is encoded by the coding sequence ATGCAGCAGCCGATGGTTACTTTGGGGCGAAAACGCAGCGATGAAATGCAGCCCGAGCCGCACGTCGATCCCGTGTGCAAGATGCTCGTTATGCCTGAAACCGCGGCCGCGAGCTACGCATACAACGGCACCACTTACTATTTCTGCATGCCCGGCTGCCGGGATAAGTTTGCCGCAGATCCGGAGCAATTCTTGTCAGAACCACCTGCGGTAGCGGGTGATTTACCGCTGGTGCCGACCGACGTCGAATACACCTGCCCGATGCATCCTGAGATCGTGCAGATCGGCCCCGGCTCGTGTCCGATATGCGGTATGGCGCTTGAGCCGAAGGAGATCTCGCTCGACGACATGCCCGATCCGGAATACGCCGATATGAAGCGTCGATTCCGGATCTCGGCGGCCCTGACTCTGCCGGTATTCGTGCTGGCTATGGGCGAGATGTTTGTTGATCTCAACGCCCTTTTTCTGACGTGGCCGCATGGCAGGGCGTCGTATGTATCGCTGTGGATCCAGTTCTTGTTTGCGACGCCGGTCGTGCTATGGGGTGGGCGTCCGTTCTTTGAACGTGCGGTCGCCTCGATGAAGAATCTCAGCCCGAATATGTTCACGCTGATCGCAATGGGCACGGGCGCGGCTTACGTGTTGAGCCTCGCGGCGCTGTTTGTGCCGGAATGGTTCCCCGTCGCGATGCGTGACGCTCATTCGGGCATCGTACCGGGCTATTTTGAGGCGGCCGCCGTGATCACGACACTCGTGCTTCTCGGCCAGGTGCTGGAATTGCGGGCAAGATCGCAAACTTCATCGGCCATTAAGGAATTGCTGAGGCTCGCACCTGAGACGGCAACCGTCATCCACGACGGCGGCAGCGAAGAGGTCATCGATCTGCGGCACGTTCGCGCCGGACAGGCTTTGCGCGTAAAAGCTAACGAAAAGGTGCCGACCGACGGCGAGATCATCGAGGGCGACACCTCGATAGACGAATCAATGGTCACGGGCGAATCGATGCCCGTCGAAAAGCATGCCGGCGACAAGGTCATCGGCGGCACCATCAACGGCAATCGTTCTTTCAAAATGCGTGCGACAAAGGTCGGCAGCGAAACGCTGCTCGCACAGATCGTCAAGATGGTCGGCGAGGCCCAACGCAGCCGCGCTCCGATACAACGCCTTGCCGACAGCGTTTCGGGCTATTTCGTCCCGGCTGTGATCGTCGTTGCGGTCATTGCGTTCGCCGTGTGGCTGCTACTCGGCAGCTTTGCCTCCGCCGTGGTCGCCGCCGTCTCGGTCCTCATCATCGCCTGCCCATGTGCTCTCGGCCTCGCTACGCCGATGTCAATAATGGTCGGCACCGGCCACGGAGCGCGGAACGGCGTCCTGATCAAAAAAGCCGAGGCTCTCGAAACGCTTGAGAAAGTGAACGCTATAGTCGTCGATAAAACCGGCACGCTGACCGAGGGCAAGCCGCGGGTAACCAGTGTCAGTAGCCCGCACGTAAGTAAGGGCTCAACGCCGCAACTAGGCCCGGACGAGATAATCAGGCTCGCCGCTTCCCTCGAACGCCACAGCGAGCATCCACTTGCCACAGCAATAACCGCTGAAGCGGAAAAACGAAATATCGACCTATTGGAGGTTCAAGATTTTGAGTCCACGACCGGACTCGGCATCAACGGAGTAATCGATGGCAAGGAAGTGTTCATCGGCCGGTTCGGCAATGAAGCGGCAATCACACTGACCGTCAATGGCGATCCGGCGGGATCGATCACCGTCTCCGATGCCATCAAACCTAGCGCCAAAGCCGCCATCGACGCACTTCACCACCAGGGCATCGAGGTCGTGATGATGACGGGCGACAATCAGGCGACGGCCGACGCTGTTGCCGGTGAATTAGGTATCGATCAGGTCTTTGCCGAGGTAATGCCCGAGGACAAGGCAGCCAAGGTCAAGGAATTGCAGGCACAGGGTAAACGCGTCGCGATGGCCGGTGACGGCGTAAATGACGCTCCCGCTTTGGCGCAGGCGGATGTCGGAATTGCATTTGCCAGCGGAACGGACGTCGCTATCGAGTCCGCTGACATCACGCTCCTCAAGCCCGACCTCGGCGGCATCTTGAAAGCACGCAACCTCAGCCGTGCGACGATGAAGAACATTCGCCAGAATCTGTTTTTCGCCTTTATCTATAATATCGTCGGCGTCCCCATCGCCGCGGGCGTGCTGTTCCCTGTTCTGGGATTGCTGCTCTCACCAATGATCGCCAGCGCTGCGATGACGTTCAGCTCGGTGTCGGTCATCCTCAACGCCCTCCGCTTGCGAAATACAAGACTTTGA
- a CDS encoding 50S ribosomal protein L25 — protein MAEKFVVKAEKRETRGKNEARRMRAIGKVPVVVYGGGSESMAATAELADLAAILRSQTGVNSVFSLDVDGEAHDVIFQDRQIDPIMGRLLHADLRRFAKGEKIEMTVPVHLIGHAAGLMEEGAVLSQAMREIRVLCEPAKTPEFIELDVTSLDAGHSLHVSDLVVGEGVEMVEAPETVVASIVIVKEVELEPQVEEGAEPEVTGEAPAEAPAEDGGGE, from the coding sequence ATGGCTGAGAAATTTGTAGTTAAGGCTGAAAAGCGTGAGACGCGAGGCAAGAATGAGGCCCGGCGCATGCGCGCGATCGGCAAGGTTCCGGTCGTCGTTTACGGCGGCGGCTCCGAGAGCATGGCGGCGACCGCAGAACTCGCGGATCTGGCCGCTATTCTGCGTAGCCAGACCGGCGTCAACTCGGTGTTTTCGCTGGATGTTGACGGCGAGGCGCACGACGTTATCTTTCAGGATCGCCAGATCGACCCGATCATGGGCCGACTCTTGCACGCCGATCTGCGTCGGTTTGCCAAGGGCGAAAAGATCGAGATGACCGTGCCTGTGCATCTGATCGGCCACGCGGCCGGCCTGATGGAAGAGGGTGCTGTTCTCTCGCAGGCCATGCGTGAGATCAGAGTGCTCTGTGAACCTGCGAAAACGCCCGAGTTCATTGAGCTTGACGTTACGTCGCTAGACGCGGGCCACTCGCTTCATGTGTCGGACCTCGTGGTTGGCGAAGGCGTCGAGATGGTCGAGGCACCTGAGACGGTCGTCGCGTCTATCGTGATCGTTAAGGAAGTCGAGCTTGAGCCTCAGGTCGAGGAAGGGGCCGAACCCGAGGTCACCGGCGAAGCGCCTGCCGAGGCACCGGCCGAAGATGGCGGTGGGGAATAG
- the rpsF gene encoding 30S ribosomal protein S6 has protein sequence MRTYEVMYIVDPDTAAEKIGKLNDAVGKVIAKEGGEVVRMDDIGIKTLAYPIQKKTEGHYVLFEINGSGQEIAELERRMRVNDMIMRYITVRVDEDRKKAEKVRSKREARSAKRASFRPTEEPAEEAQAEA, from the coding sequence ATGAGAACTTACGAAGTAATGTACATCGTCGATCCTGACACGGCGGCCGAAAAGATCGGCAAGCTGAACGACGCTGTCGGCAAGGTGATAGCCAAAGAAGGCGGCGAGGTCGTCCGGATGGACGATATCGGCATAAAAACTCTTGCGTATCCGATCCAGAAGAAGACCGAAGGCCACTATGTGCTCTTTGAGATCAACGGTTCGGGCCAGGAGATCGCCGAACTCGAACGCCGCATGCGCGTCAACGACATGATCATGCGCTACATCACCGTCCGCGTTGACGAAGACCGAAAAAAGGCTGAAAAGGTCCGCTCAAAGCGCGAGGCACGTTCGGCGAAACGGGCGTCATTCCGCCCGACCGAGGAACCGGCTGAGGAGGCACAGGCCGAGGCTTAG
- a CDS encoding BrnT family toxin, with translation MERIVFSWDARKAASNLKKHGVSFDEARTAFYDEKARLIDDPDHSDDEERFILLGMSYKPRLLIVCHAYRAGSEIRLISARKATKTESSYYGSQS, from the coding sequence ATGGAGCGGATCGTCTTCTCTTGGGACGCACGTAAAGCGGCTTCGAATTTGAAAAAACACGGCGTTTCTTTCGACGAAGCGAGGACAGCCTTCTACGACGAGAAGGCTCGGCTGATCGACGATCCTGACCATTCGGATGACGAAGAACGCTTCATCCTGTTGGGCATGAGTTATAAGCCTCGATTGCTGATAGTTTGTCACGCCTACCGGGCCGGTTCGGAGATCAGATTGATCTCGGCCCGAAAAGCCACGAAAACCGAAAGTAGTTATTACGGAAGTCAATCATGA